The following are from one region of the Actinoplanes sp. L3-i22 genome:
- a CDS encoding nitroreductase family deazaflavin-dependent oxidoreductase yields the protein MPLTGEYEPSTSAWAREQAEKYDASDGAESNDIQGLPIVLVTSVGARSGKLRKTPLMRVEHEGEYLAVGSLGGAPRNPVWVHNLRKDPHVELQDRAERHDYTARELSGAEREVWWARAVEAFPNYAVYQTKTERLIPVFLLTRR from the coding sequence ATGCCGCTGACCGGTGAATACGAACCCAGCACGTCCGCCTGGGCGCGAGAGCAGGCGGAGAAGTACGACGCGAGCGACGGCGCCGAGAGCAACGACATCCAGGGGCTCCCGATCGTCCTGGTGACCTCCGTCGGCGCGCGGAGCGGAAAGTTGCGGAAGACCCCGCTGATGCGGGTCGAGCACGAGGGTGAATACCTCGCGGTCGGCTCCCTCGGCGGTGCCCCGAGGAACCCGGTGTGGGTCCACAACCTGCGCAAGGACCCGCACGTCGAGTTGCAGGACCGCGCGGAGCGGCACGACTACACGGCCCGGGAGCTCTCCGGCGCCGAGCGGGAGGTCTGGTGGGCGAGGGCGGTCGAGGCGTTCCCGAACTACGCGGTCTACCAGACGAAGACCGAACGACTGATTCCGGTCTTCCTGCTGACCCGGCGCTGA